A single Mangifera indica cultivar Alphonso chromosome 20, CATAS_Mindica_2.1, whole genome shotgun sequence DNA region contains:
- the LOC123204643 gene encoding uncharacterized protein LOC123204643 — MNICAYHQRNAMGGGVYEEERSFCSVVCPKPRRLGLLNPAINDHIRHMRWPANHHSEIGDSKAGTELLDMILTKGSCGAERSGNQVASSPPPFFSGSPPTRTSNPVILDAQFGNEKFTPSSPLPSPLSPSSRMGGGCVRMKFGHKPAAVRIEGFDCLSRDRRNHSISAVA; from the exons atgaacaTTTGCGCATATCACCAGAGGAACGCCATGGGAGGAGGAGTCTATGAGGAGGAGAGGAGCTTTTGTTCAGTGGTTTGCCCTAAGCCCCGTAGATTAGGCCTCTTAAATCCAGCCATTAACGATCATATCAGACATATGAGATGGCCTGCAAa TCACCATAGTGAGATTGGAGATTCTAAAGCAGGGACTGAACTACTGGATATGATTCTTACTAAG GGAAGTTGTGGTGCCGAAAGATCTGGTAATCAGGTGGCTTCATCACCGCCACCTTTTTTCAGCGGGTCACCACCTACTAGAACTTCAAATCCTGTAATCCTGGATGCACAATTTGGGAATGAGAAGTTCACTCCCTCTTCGCCGTTGCCATCACCTCTGTCTCCATCATCGCGAATGGGAGGTGGATGTGTAAGAATGAAGTTTGGCCACAAACCTGCTGCTGTGAGGATTGAAGGGTTTGATTGTCTTAGCCGAGATCGCCGCAACCACAGCATCTCAGCTGTGGCATAA